A segment of the Bacillus licheniformis DSM 13 = ATCC 14580 genome:
TCTCCTGTCCGGGGGATATCACGATTGTCTTTACTTCCAGAGCGTTTCAGCCTCATGCCGAACGATTTGGAAGTGACTATTTGTTTGTAGGGCCGTCGATTGCGAGCAGGCAGGATCCGGGAAGCTTCCCGTTCGCCGAGCTGGAGGGGGAAACCGTCATCGTGATCTCGATGGGCACGATCTTTAATCAGCAAAAAGAGCTGTATCATATGTGTATCGAAGCGCTGAAAGACTTTGACGGCAAGGTGGTCATGTCTGTCGGGAAATCAACGGATCCTAGGGATCTCGGCAGCATACCGGATCATTTTATCGTGAGGCCGTATATCCCGCAATTGGAGGTTTTGAAACAAGCTGATGTATTTGTCACACACGGCGGTATGAACAGTACAAATGAAGGCCTTTACTTTGATACACCGCTCATCGTCATCCCGATGGGGGCAGACCAGTTTTTCGTCGCTGATCAGGTGGAACGTACAGGCGCCGGGATCAAGCTGGACAAAAATGAACTTTCCCCGGCTGTTTTACAAAAAACGATTAAAGATATGCTTGAAAACCGCTCCTATAAAGACGACGCCGCCAAAATCGGCCGCTCGCTCCGCAATGCCGGCGGCTATCAAAAAGCAGCGGATGCCGTATTGGAGTTGGCGGGGAGAAAGTAAGACGCTCCAAAAACGGAGCGTCTCGCTAGTTCATCCTGATCTTCCGCTCAACACTGCCGTCTTTTTTATGGACGACGACGGCGGTTCCTTTATTTTCGGCGATTTCTTTCGCCCGTTCGACGGCTTCTGCTTTTGTATCCTTTACTTCGCTGGCCCGCTTAGCGTCTTCGGCTTTGACTGCCCAGCCTTTTTCATGTTTGATGACATGCTCGCACTTTTCCGCAAGCTCCGGCCTGCTGCTCGAACCGCTGTCACCACGTTTTGTTTCATCGGCTTTTTCTGCATAGGATTTAAGCTCGCTTTTGCTTCTGTTATCCGCCCATTCCTTCGCCTGACTCGTCGCAATCGGAATTGCCCGGCTTTCGTCGTATCCTTCGTCAACCATCGCATTCGCAATTTCAATAGCTTTCTTTTTCACCGGTTTGTCCAAATGTTTCAATGAAGCAGGATAGTCTTCCATTGACCATGGCATTTGGCCATTCCTCCTTTTTCATAAAGTTTTACCCGCTGGATGCCGATCAAAAAACACGGATTCATCAGATGAATCATTGTATACTATAAAAAAACACAAATGAGAGGGCGAACCTTCCGTGCGCTACGACAAAACAGATTTGGAAAACGAACTGAAAAAAATTGAAAAATGGGAAAAGGAACAGCAGAAAGCATGGTTTTGGGAAAGGATCGGCCGGCTGCCGTTCAAAGTTCTGGACAAGCTTACGCCGGCATTCATTCAAGATAAAATCGGCCTGCTGCTAGACGAAATCGGCGGCTTTATTCAAAATGGAGGCCAATATTTGACGTCCGAAAAGCATCTGATCCGCCAGTTTCAAAAAAAGCTGCCGGATGAAACGATCGAAACGATTGAAGATATTCAATGGGCTCCTTTGGAAGTGATGGATCAAATATGTGAAAATCTCGGGAAAAACAGGGCGAATACCGCAGCAGTCCAAGGAGCGACAACCGGTGTGGGCGGCTTGTTCACGCTTGCCGTCGATATTCCCGCAATCCTCGGCCTTTCTTTAAAGACATTGCAGGACATCGCGGTATCTTACGGCTACGATCCTAAAGAAAAAACGGAGCGGATGTTTATTATTAAATGTCTGCAGCTCAGCGCTGCTGATATTGTCGGGAAAAGGGCGATCATTCAGGAACTCAGCCGATACCATCAACCATCAGGCTCCCGTGAAAATATGATTTCGCAAATTCAAGGCTGGCGGGAAGTTGTTTATACATACCGCGATTCTTTCGGATGGAAAAAGCTGTTTCAAATGGTGCCAGTAGCAGGAATCCTTTTTGGTGCAATCTCAAATCGTTCGATGGTGAACGGTGTTGCCGAAACAGGGATGATGATGTATAAAAAGCGGCGCATCATGGAAAGGCTTGCGGAGCTGGACGCGACAGAAACAGAGGGATAAAAAGGCTGCCGTTTGATAACGGCAGCCTTTCTTATAGAGTTACGCTTTTTCTGTAAAGCGAGGCAGTCTGAAGATAATCGCGCAAATGCCGCAGACGCCGATTAAAATCGGATAAAAAGAATAAGGAAGGATGCTGATAGGCGATATTTTCGCGATTTGTGCAGCTGACAGCATTTGTGCACCGTAAGGAATCAATCCTTGAACCGCACAGGAAAAAATATCAAGGATGCTCGCCGATTTCCTGTTGTCGATTCCGTACCTGTCAGATAAATCTTTTGCCAGCGGCCCCGCTGTAATGATGGCAATCGTATTGTTGGCCGTCGCCAGGTTTGCCGCGCTGACAAGGCCGGCAATGCCCGCTTCAGCTCCTTTTTTTGAACGGATTCTCCGCGATACAAATTGAAGGAGAAACGCGATCCCGCCGTTTCGCTTCATCATTTCCGCCATTCCGCCAATCAGAAGCGATAAAATGATCAGTTCAGACATCCCGCCGATGCCTTCGGTTATCGCCGTCAAATACGTATGAAGCGTCAGGCTTCCGTCGGAAATTCCGATTACCCCGGCTAATACGATGCCGCCGAAAATAACGGCCATAACATTAAATCCGAGAAGGGCAAATATCAGAACCCCGAGATACGGCAGCACCTTCACCCAGCTGTAAGTCCCGGCTTGTGCTCCGGGATGCCCTCCGGCTGAGAACACCATCAGCAGAATGACCGTGGCAACCGCGGCAGGCAGAACGATCAGGAAATTCGTTTTAAACTTGTCCGACATTTTCGTCTTTTGAGTGCGGACAGCGGCAATGGTCGTATCGGAAATAAATGATAAGTTATCGCCGAACATCGCGCCCCCCACAACCGCAGCAACCGAATATGCCGCCGGAACGCCGATTTCAGCGCTAATCCCCGCTGCGATCGGAGCGAGCGCAGCAATCGTTCCGGTTGACGTGCCCATCGACACAGAGATAAACGCAGCGATGATAAATAAACCGGCAACCATAAACTGCCCCGGTACAAATGAAAGCGCGAGATTAACGGTTGATTCGACGGCCCCCATCGCCTTTGCGGCTGATGAAAACGCTCCGGCCAAAATAAAGATCATCACCATGATCATTATGTCGGGGTGCCCGGCGCCCTTCGCAAACCACTCCGTCTTTTGGCTGAGCTTCTCCTTCCTGTTCATCGCCAGTGAGACAACCGATGCCGCAAGCGCCGCGGCCACGATTGGCAGGCTGTAAAAGTCGCCTGTGATCAAGCCTGATCCAACGAATAAACAAACAAATAAAAACAGCGGCAAAAGCCCTGAGGCTTTTCCGTTTTGATTTTGCATGATGTACACCTCTTCTGTAGGTTCAAACCGTTTTTTCACCAATATCCAACACTTTAAAAGGCGCACGCGCAAAAGTCAAATGGTAAAATAAGTTCTGGAGAAAATCAAATCAAAAGCGGGGGAAGCCGATGGATCGCAAAACGAATCTTCTTGAATTGACAAAGGAAGTCGCAGAAAAGCACGCCAATTTTCTTGTTTCGGAAGTGAACGACCATTGTATGCGAATTGCCGTTTTGGAGGGCGAATACGTATGGCATATCCATCCCGGCTCAGATGAACTGTTTATTGTTTTGGAAGGGGAGCTGTTGATCGATTTTCAGGATCGCCCCACAGAAGTTCTGAAAGCGAATGATTCCCTGCTGATTCCGAAAGGCGTCATTCACCGGACACGCGCTGATGTCAGGTCGGTTAACCTTTGTATAGAAAAAACTAATGCGGAAACCGTCCCGTTCGCGGAAGGGAATGTGCTGAAGCTGATACGGTGCAAATCAGCCGAACAAAAGCTTCAAGCATTCAGCGAGGCGCAGGCCAAATGGGCTCCGCTGCAAAACGTCAGCGGATTCATCAGGCAGTGGGGCGGATGGATGGAAACAGAAGACGGGCCGGAAGCCGTCGTCCTGGCGCTTTGGAAATCGAAGCACGATTATTTGAACTTTATGGCGGAACATCATGATGAGATATATGAAAGAACGCATCAGAAAGGCACATTCGAATCCATCAACATTACGCTGTTTGAAGATCCTGCCGAGATATCTGAAACGCTGCAGAACAATACGCCGGCTCCGGTACCGGAATGGACGGTAATGGGCAGCGGACGATTGCGCGATCCACACTCTCTTTCGTGAATGTGCTATTTGTGTTTACTCTTTTTGAAATGTGGAATGTAAAAACCATAACACTTCAAAAGGAGGAATCAAAAATGGCAAACAATAATGACGACAACAAAATGAGCAGGGAAGAAGCAGGCAGAAAAGGCGGAGAAAAAACAAGCCAAAACCATGATAAAGAATTCTACCAAGAGATCGGTCAAAAAGGCGGAGAAGCTACAAGCCAAAACCATGACAAAGAATTCTACCAGGAAATCGGCGAAAAAGGCGGGGAAGCCACAAGCCGCAACCATGACAAAGAGTTCTACCAGGAAATCGGCGAAAAAGGCGGAGAAGCCACAAGCCGCAACCATGATAAAGAATTCTACCAAGAAATCGGTGAAAAGGGCGGAGAAGCCACAAGCAAAAACCATGACAAAGAATTCTACCAGGAGATCGGTAAAAAAGGCGGAGAAGCCACAAGCCGCAACCATGACAAGGAGTTCTATCAAGAAAACGGCGAAAAAGGCGGACGCCAAAGAAGAAGCGGTTAATGTGCGGTGAAGAGAGGGGCTGACAAACAGCCCCTCTCTTTTTATGAAGATGCCTGCCGCTGCCGCTTGAACGCCCATATTAAATTATTATAAATTATTGATCTTCTGAAGAGATTTCCGGTCTGTTTTGTTATATAATTTACAGATGATGCATCAAATTGTAGTTATAAAAGTTTGAATGCTAAAAGTTAAGGACTAAAGTACTGGTGGGAGTGTACCGAATGGCAGCGTTGATTAAATTTTTTCAGCATCCTGGGGTCAGGCGTTTTTCAGTTTTTGTTGTATTGGCGGGGGTTTTATATCTGTTCCGCAGCATGATGAATCTCATATTGCTCACATTTATCTTTACGTTTTTGATGAACCGTCTGGAAAATGTGATCCGCGGTTTTTTAAACCGCTTTATTAAAGTCAGCCAGAGACTGATTATTTCTTGTTTGTATGCGGCTCTTGCCATCGCGCTTTCGATCGGCGGTGTGGTCTATTACCCCGTAATCGTCACCCAGATTCAGCAGCTGATCAAACAAGGAAAGCATATCGCTTCTCACCCTGACAGCATTCCTTTTCTCGATATGATCACCGGTATGTTCGGCGATATCAATTTGACATCCTATTTGGAAAAGGGTCTTAACTTTATCTATACATATATCACGGATATCAGCACGTTTGGCCTGCAGGTGGTTATGTCATTGGTTCTCAGCATGTTCTTATTGATCGAAAAAGACAAAGTCATGAGCTTAATGGATAAATTTAAGACGAGCAAAATAGCTATTTTCTACGAGGAAATTGCTTACTTTGGGAAAAAATTCACGAGAACGTTCGGCAAGGTGCTTGAGGCTCAGTTTATTATCGCCACCATCAATTGCGCACTGACGACCATTGCCCTCGCCATTATGGGTTTTCCTCAGCTTTTCGGCCTTGCCGTCATGGTGTTTTTCCTCGGGCTGGTTCCGGTCGCAGGCGTTGTGCTCTCCCTTATTCCGTTAAGCATTATCGCCTACAGCATCGGCGGAATCGCTTATATCGTATCACTGGTATTGGTCATCATGATCGTCCATGCGATAGAGGCCTATTTCCTCAATCCGAAATTGATGTCCGCAAAGACGGAGCTGCCGATTTTCTTCACGTTTATCGTGCTGATTTTTTCTGAACATTTTATTGGGATTTGGGGTTTAATTATCGGTATTCCAATATTTGTTTTCCTGCTTGATATACTTGATGTTACAAATCAGGAGAAAAACCGAACAGCAGGCACACGAAAATAGCATATATTTGTAAATCGAAAAATTCGGTTTACATATTTCGAATTTTCAGGTATAACTGTTATATAACGAAATAGCGCCACACGTTTAATCCTTTAGTAGGAGTGGGGGACCCGATCATTTGGGGTGAATTTTTCTGTTCCCGTGCGAACCGAAAGACGGACATCTCTTCGTCCGAACCCGTCAGCTAACCTCATCAACGTGAAGAGAGTCATGTGGAACCAATTTTAATGGTAAAAGCCCGTGGGAGATCTCTCATGGGCTTTTTTTAGAAAGGGGAGATATGTTATATGAAGTTAGCAACAAAAATTATTATCGCTCTATTGCTCGGTGCAGTCGTCGGTATTATACTGAACGTCACTTCACCGGATTTATTCAGCAAGCTTAATACATTTTTATTCGGGCCGCTCGGCACGATCTTCCTTAACTTAATCAAGATGCTCGTTGTACCGATTGTTTTCTTTTCTCTGACTTTAGGGGTAGCAGGACTTGGAGATCCAAAGAAATTGGGCAGAATCGGTGCCAAAACGATTTCTTTCTTTTTAATAACTACTGCAATTGCCATTATTATCGGACTTGTTTTAGCGTTGGTCATCAAACCTGGAACGATCGGAACATATGATACAAGCGCTGCGGAATATTCAGCCCAGAAAGCGCCAAGCATTTCTGACACGCTTTTGAATATCATTCCGACAAACCCGGTTCAGGCAATGGCTGAAGGAAATATGCTGCAAATCATTGCTTTCTCCATTTTGGTCGGTCTCGGAATTACGATGCTGGGCAAAAAAGCGGACGCTCTTCTCAAAGTGGTTGAACAGGGTAACGATCTGATGATGTACCTGGTCAATCTTGTCATGAAGTTCGCGCCGTACGGTACGTTCGGCTTGATTGCCGGGGCAATCGGAAGCCAGGGCTGGGACGCCATTAAAGCAATGGGGCTTTATATGATCGTCGTTATTCTGGCGCTGTTCATTCATACCATCGTCACATACGGCGCAGCGATTGCGCTTCTGGCAAAGCGGAACCCGCTCACATTCTTTAAAGATTTTTCAGAGGTTATGCTTGTTGCCTTCAGTACGTCCAGCAGCAACGCGACGCTTCCGGTTTCGATGGATGTCGCTCAAAGAAAGCTGAAAGTTCCAGAGCCGATCTCAAGCTTTGTCCAGCCGCTCGGAGCTACGATCAACATGGACGGAACGGCGATCATGCAAGGGGTGGCAACAGTCTTTATCGCTCAGGTGTACGGCAATGACCTGTCGCTCACACAGCTGTTGATGGTTGTTCTCACGGCAGTGCTTGCCAGCATCGGAACAGCGGGTGTTCCGGGTGTCGGACTCATTATGCTCGCCATGGTTCTTCAAACAGTTGGCCTTCCAGTTGAGGGAATTGCGCTAATATTGGGAATTGACCGACTTCTGGACATGATTCGTACGGCTGTCAATACAACAGGCGATGCAGCATGTGCGGTCATCGTCACCGAGACGGAAAAGAAACACGGCAAAATCGAAGCCCCTCATAGTGAAGTGTCCGTGTAACTTAAGAAATGATATAATCAAACAGTGCCTTTTCGGCACTGTTTATTTTTTTGGAAAGAGGAGGGGGCTATGACAAAGCAGCCTGTTTTACATATAGAAAATGTTGATAAAATCATAGACGGCAAAACGATATTGAAAGATATCCGCTTAACGGCGGATGAAGGGGAGATCATCGGTCTGCTTGGTCCGAACGGATCAGGAAAAACGACCCTCATCAAATTGATCACCGGTTTAATCAAAATGAAGAGCGGATCAATTGTCATAAACGGCTTTCCGATTGACCGCCAATTTGAAAAAGCGATCCAGTCCGTCGGAGCCATTGTAGAAAATCCTGAATTCTATCCGTATCTGACAGGCTATGAAAATCTGAAGCACTATGCAAATATGCACGCTGGAATCGGACGGGAAAGACTGGAGGAAGTCATCAGCAGAGTCGGCCTTGAAGATGCCGCAGAAGACAAGGTCAAAACATACTCGCTTGGAATGAAACAGCGCCTCGGTATTGCCCAGGCGATTCTTCACCGGCCAAAACTGCTGATTTTGGACGAGCCGACGAACGGATTGGACCCGGCGGGAATGAAAGATTTCCGCGAACACTTGCGTGAACTCGCCGAAGAAGAAGGAACGGCGATCCTGTTTGCGACTCACTTGCTGAAGGAAGTGGAAGATTTATGCGACCGGGTCGTCATCCTTCAAAAAGGGAAAATCAAATCAACTGTCGTCCTTAATCAAGCGGACGAGAAACAGGAAAAGGCGATGCTGGAGGTACAGCCTCATGACAAAGCGCTTCAGTGGCTGAAAGACCAAGGATACGAAGCTCGCACCGAAAAAGGCCTGCTTGCCGTAAAGGTGGAGAAAGCGCAAATTCCGGCTTTAAATCAACAGCTTGTCGCCAATGATATTGACGTCTATTCGATCGCTCCGTTTAAGCAGTCTCTTGAGGATGAATATATGGCGCGGACGAATGGAATAGAAGAGAGGAATGCTGATGTTTAAACTGATTCAAAACGAGCATGTTAAATTGCTGAAGCGCAAAGTAACATTTGTATCGCTGGCGCTGATTGTAGTCTTTCAATTTCTCCTCGCGCTCATCACCAAAAGAATCCTGATGGGCGCCGGGGCAGAGGATCATTTTATCGGCTATTTTTCATTCACCCCAAACCTGAATATCCTCTTGCAGGGGCTTTCGATTGTGGTGGCGGCTTCAATTATATCCTTTGAATATGATAAAAAGACGATCAAGTTTTTGCTGATCCGCCCTGTCAGAAGAGAAAAGATTCTCGTTTCTAAATACGTGACGAGCGTGCTCGCAAGCATTTGGCTTTTTATTATTTACTACGGATTTTCTATATTGTTCGGCCTGCTCTTTTTCGGCGTGAAGCTCGACGAAAAAGCGGAGCCGCTCTTTATCAATACGGTGAAAATGATCGGGACGCAGTGGTTTGAAGTATGGATGATGGTTTCATTTGCGTTTTTATGCTCGGCATTATTCAAAAGCAGCGCGCTCAGCATCATGGTGTCGATTGTCGTGCTGTACGGCGCCAAAATGCTTGTGACGATTATGGCGTATTTGGAAAAGCCGCTCGGCAAGTTTTTATTGTTCGCCAATACCGATTTAACGCAGTACGCCGGAGAGGCAAAGCCGCTTTTTGCCGGGATGACGCCTTTATTCTCGCTCTTCATCGTCTTTATCCATCTCGTGTTTTTTCTCGGAACGGCATGGTGGGGCTTTTGCAAACGCGATATGAAGGTATAAATAATTGTCCAAAGTGTGACAAAAGGAATGACATTTTTGTGAAATATGTCGTAATTACCGTGTGAATCTCCTATTCTCAATTATAATTTTAGGAAGGGAATGGGGGATGAGACATCTATGAAAAAGTTTATTACGGCGTTGCCGATTGTATTGCTGCTGTCATTTTCATTTGTTTCTTTTGCCTTTAACTTTGATCATCTCGTATATTTTAGACTTGCGCTCGGACTATTTTCGCTTGCAGGTTTGTTTCTGTTATATAAATTGAAAAACGGCGTCCGCCTCTTTATGGCATACCTTTATGGAAGCTGGATCGTGCTGGCCGGAATCGCCGCATATGAAGAACCGCTTTTTTCCGATTTCTTCTTCGGCGGCCTCACGATCACGATGGGCTACTTAACCTACATGCTGATTTATCTCGGTATGAAGGTTGACCGCCGCGGCGGTCAAGCCGTTTAGTCAAAAGCGCACCTCGCTGAAGGTGGGCTTTTTTGTTTTGCCAAGGCTATCATTTGCACAACGAGCCGAGAACGAACTATAATACTTATTAAATCTATCGGAATTTGGTCAGGAGGATGCCGGCGTGTGTTCAATATTTGTGAAAACGGAAAGGCAGCAGGAATGGCTCGATAAAATCGGAAAATTGGCGGATGAATTTGAGAAAACAGCAGCGTACTATGACGAACATGCACAATTTCCCGCAGAACATATTCAAAAGCTGCGGGATTCAGGCTACACAGCGCTGACGGTCGGAAAAGATTACGGAGGAGAAGGCATTTCGCTCTACGATATGCTTTTGTTTCAGGAACGGCTTGCCAAAGGAGACGGACCGACGGCTCTCAGCATCGGCTGGCACTTAAGCGTGATGGGGGAACTGGCGGAGGGAAACAGCTGGGACCGGGATGTGTTTTCATCGCTTTCCCATGAAGCATTAAAGGGCGCGCTGATCAACAGAGCGGCAAGTGAAGCGCAGACAGGCAGCCCGACAAGAGGAGGACGCCCCGGAACCCATGCAGTCAAAAAGAACGGCGGCTGGATTGTAAACGGCCGTAAAACATTCACAACGATGTCTCCGGTTCTCGACTATTTTCTTGTCACCGCTTGGATTGAAGAGAAGCAAATGATCGGCGTTTTCTTGATCCATAAAGATGCGGAAGGCTTGGCAATAGAAGAAACGTGGGATATGGCGGCGATGAGGGGCACGGGAAGCCACGATTTGGTGCTGACCGATGTCCGTCTGGACGAATCCATGCTTGTTGAACTGTTGGCTGGTAAAAGAACCGATAAAATCAACGGCTGGCTGCTTCATATACCGGCTGTCTATTTAGGGATCGCACAAGCAGCGAGAGACTATGCTGTCCAATTTGCAAAAGACTATCAGCCGAACAGCTTGAAAGGTCCGATCAAAGAGGTGCCCGCTGTTCAGCGCCATATCGGCGAAATCGATCTGGAACTCATGAAAGCCCGCCACTTTATGTATCATGTTGCAGAGCTTTATGATGATCCGGAGCGCCGCGCCCTTTTGACAGGTGAGCTTGGAGCGGTTAAGCACACGGTAACGAATACGGCCATTGATGTCGTAGACAAGGCGATGAGAGTCGTCGGAGCGAAAAGTCTCGCAAGAACGAACCCGCTCCAAAGATTCTACCGCGATGTCCGGGCGGGCCTCCACAACCCGCCGATGGATGATGCGACAATCGCCAAGCTTGCAGGAATTGCATTCAGCGAATAGTTTTGTCATTCTTTAAGCTTTAGCGGGGTGTCGATCCGCTAAAAGAAGCCGTTCAAAATCAGCGGCTTCTTTTTTATGTTTGTTTTGCTTTTGAAATGGCCAAAAGGCGGTTCTCGTGTCTGCGGTCGATCTTGTCATAAATGACTTCCATTTCTTTCGGGTTCTTGGCGATTTCTTTTTTATATTCTTCGACAAGCTGATGAAAGGTTTTAATCTTCCGTTTTGACATGTTTATCCGCCTTTCTTGATGGATTGGTATTCGCTTTCAAGTTCGCTTAAAGACAATTCGTAGAGGTGGCGCTCTTCTTTTTTATATATGCCAAGCTGGATAAGACGCTGAATGAGTTGTTTCTTTCTCATTTCCACCGCTTTCTTTAATTGAGGGGCCATGTGATCACCTCGTCAACCATTAGTGATATTGATAATCATTATCAATTAATTGCATTATACTAAACCTGATCACCGAATGTAAAGCGACATCTTCGAAAGAATATTGAATAAAATCGAAAAATATGAATTATTATCCAAAAGAATATATAAAAAAAGAAGCCGACAAGGGCTTCACAACTAGAAAAAATAATTGCAAAATAGGAACAAAAAACATTCTACCGGAATATAAAAAACGAATCAAGAACTTTTTATGAAATTTCGACATTTTAAGTTTCCCGGGAAATACTCGTGTCGAATTTTTTAAAGCTCATTCTTTTATGAAACAAATTTTGCTGCTGTCCCGTCTTGTATAAAAAGGACATGGGGGTGCTCCCATGTCCGGCGGTTCAGACAAAAAATCAGGACTTTAAACGAATTAGCTAATATGTTCAGCCAGGAATTCATTCACTTCTTCAGGCGTTTTGGCATTTGCGCTGTGAAGGTGTCCCGTTTTTTCGCCGTTTTTGAAAATCAACAGGCTTGGAATGCCCATGACCTGGTACTTGTCGGCAAGTTCAGGAAGGTCGTCTTTATTCAGCTCATACCAGTCATTTTCCTGATAAGCCTCAAGAATGTCTCCGATGAACATGTTCATGCGTGTGCAGTCCGGGCACCAGTCAGCGTAAAATTTGACGATGATTTCTTTATCGGATTGGATCAATTCATTAAATTGCGCTTCTGTTGTGATTTTTTTCAATTGCAACCTCTCCTTTTCAATGCCATTTTAATATAAAATGAAAAGGATTTACATACAAATGCTTTTTATATGCTGTTTTTAGACCGTATTAAAATAATTAGATCATTTTCCCGGGAAAGTGATAAGATAGTAAAGATGAATCCAGTGGGGGGAGTACGAATTGAAGACAAGATTAGGATTGGTATACGGCGGAAAATCAGCGGAGCATAACGTTTCTCTGCAAACCGCGCTGGCCGTCACGAAAGCATTAGATACTGAAAAATTTGATATACACCCGATTTATATAACAGAAAAAGGCGAGTGGGTGAGAGGGCCGCAACTGACAGAACCGGTTTCA
Coding sequences within it:
- the fbpA gene encoding Fur-regulated basic protein FbpA, which encodes MAPQLKKAVEMRKKQLIQRLIQLGIYKKEERHLYELSLSELESEYQSIKKGG
- a CDS encoding acyl-CoA dehydrogenase family protein yields the protein MCSIFVKTERQQEWLDKIGKLADEFEKTAAYYDEHAQFPAEHIQKLRDSGYTALTVGKDYGGEGISLYDMLLFQERLAKGDGPTALSIGWHLSVMGELAEGNSWDRDVFSSLSHEALKGALINRAASEAQTGSPTRGGRPGTHAVKKNGGWIVNGRKTFTTMSPVLDYFLVTAWIEEKQMIGVFLIHKDAEGLAIEETWDMAAMRGTGSHDLVLTDVRLDESMLVELLAGKRTDKINGWLLHIPAVYLGIAQAARDYAVQFAKDYQPNSLKGPIKEVPAVQRHIGEIDLELMKARHFMYHVAELYDDPERRALLTGELGAVKHTVTNTAIDVVDKAMRVVGAKSLARTNPLQRFYRDVRAGLHNPPMDDATIAKLAGIAFSE
- the fbpB gene encoding Fur-regulated basic protein FbpB, yielding MSKRKIKTFHQLVEEYKKEIAKNPKEMEVIYDKIDRRHENRLLAISKAKQT
- a CDS encoding thioredoxin family protein: MKKITTEAQFNELIQSDKEIIVKFYADWCPDCTRMNMFIGDILEAYQENDWYELNKDDLPELADKYQVMGIPSLLIFKNGEKTGHLHSANAKTPEEVNEFLAEHIS